The Planctomicrobium piriforme genome segment TCGATGAGTCGTCGCGAATCAATATCAATGCTTTGGCGACTCTTGATCCCGCTGAAGGGCTCGCGCGGACCATGTTGCTCGCGCTGCCGAACATGACTGACGAAATCGCCGACGCCATTCTCGACTGGATCGACGCCGACGACGAACCGCGAGAATTCGGGAAAGAGGTCGACAGCTATAAACTGGTGGTCCCGCGGAATGGGCCGCTCGATTCGATCGAAGAACTGCTGCTGGTGGCCGATGTGACGCCGAAATTGCTGTATGGAGAAGACACGAACCGCAACGGCGTCCTCGATTCCAATGAGAACGACGCCGCGGAGTCGCTCCCGAATGACAACAAGGACGATACCCTCGACCTGGGCTGGATCGAATACCTCACATTGAGCAGCAAGGAAGGGAACCTGCAGCATTCCGCCGATTACTATCGCGAACCGCGGATCAATTTGAATCAGTCTCTGCTGACCGACCTGTACGACCAGCTCGAAGAACGCTTCGATGCCGACGTGGCGCTGTTCGTGACCGCGTACCGCATGAACGGCCCAGTGACGCCGCTGACGACTTCGAGTTCGTCAAGCACGTCCAGTTCCTCCGGCACGTCGTCCAGTTCCAGTTCGTCTGGAACGTCGGGTTCTTCGTCGAGCGGTTCTTCTTCCGGCAGTACCGGGTCGGGAAGTTCGTCTTCTGGAAGTTCCTCCTCTGGCAGCACAGGAACCAGCGGCTCGTCCGGTCTTTCGCAGCAATCGAGTTCAAGCTCGACCGGCGCCACAGGCGCCAGCAGTACAGGCAATGCCGCGACCGACTCGATGCTCAACAGTGCCGCCAATGCGTTGGCCGGCGCCATTGGCGGGGCGACGGGCAGCGTCACCAGGGGAGGACTGGACCTTTCCTCAGGGGGCTCGACGCAGATCACATCGCTGTACCAGTTGCTCGGTGCTCAGGTGAGCGCGACGATCAATGGTCAGGCCACCACGCTGGATAGTCCCTGGCCCTCCGACCCCGGCAGTTTGCAGAAGTCGCTGCCTGAGATTCTCGATACGTTCAGCACCAGCGATGACGCCGAGATCATCGGCCGCATTAAC includes the following:
- a CDS encoding type II secretion system protein GspK; translation: MIGRRHSHSEHPRAASALVLVLVVIAMLSLGAYTFSELMITEYHAADAYGRQVQSLAWAQSGVEYAAALLTEDGGGWQADLYNNPTLFHIPISQDGGFTIVAPVEDATSTSQSRQNNTAVLRMGLIDESSRININALATLDPAEGLARTMLLALPNMTDEIADAILDWIDADDEPREFGKEVDSYKLVVPRNGPLDSIEELLLVADVTPKLLYGEDTNRNGVLDSNENDAAESLPNDNKDDTLDLGWIEYLTLSSKEGNLQHSADYYREPRINLNQSLLTDLYDQLEERFDADVALFVTAYRMNGPVTPLTTSSSSSTSSSSGTSSSSSSSGTSGSSSSGSSSGSTGSGSSSSGSSSSGSTGTSGSSGLSQQSSSSSTGATGASSTGNAATDSMLNSAANALAGAIGGATGSVTRGGLDLSSGGSTQITSLYQLLGAQVSATINGQATTLDSPWPSDPGSLQKSLPEILDTFSTSDDAEIIGRININEARREVLAAIPNMPEDAPDKIVAARAQRTSSGTTATDRFSTAGWLLIEGIVDQATMVQLDSSITARGEVFRMRVVGHADRGGPLTRIEAVVDGSTVVPKIIQQRNLSRLGTGFRRDDLPKFNAMPTP